Proteins encoded within one genomic window of Acaryochloris marina S15:
- a CDS encoding AMP-binding protein gives MASRIWGRLRFLLCGGAALKPELATVFSAAGIPVLQGYGLTQTSAVLCVNRGELNRAGTVGVPIPGVEIEIAPDDEILAKAPT, from the coding sequence ATGGCGTCAAGGATTTGGGGGCGTCTCAGGTTCCTCCTTTGTGGCGGTGCTGCCCTCAAACCAGAGTTAGCCACGGTCTTCTCTGCTGCCGGAATTCCAGTCCTTCAAGGGTATGGTCTCACTCAAACGAGTGCTGTGCTGTGCGTGAATCGAGGGGAACTGAATCGAGCTGGAACAGTAGGGGTGCCTATCCCTGGTGTTGAAATTGAGATCGCACCCGATGACGAAATCTTGGCCAAAGCCCCTACGTGA
- a CDS encoding AMP-binding protein, whose protein sequence is MKGYYNNPVATQEAIDAKGWFHTGDYGEITDDGFLTITGQKKVSLNYQPVSM, encoded by the coding sequence ATGAAAGGCTATTACAATAATCCAGTTGCAACCCAAGAAGCCATTGACGCGAAGGGCTGGTTCCATACTGGCGACTATGGAGAGATAACTGATGATGGATTCTTGACCATTACCGGCCAGAAAAAAGTCTCTTTAAACTATCAACCGGTAAGTATGTAG